The genomic segment CATCCGCAGCGGCAGGTCCGACGGTGCCGCGGAGTCCCCGGCCGCGACGACGCGCTCGTCGTCCACGCTGGTCAACGTCTCGTCCGTGAGCAGCCGGCCCAGGGCGTCGGTGCTCAGTCCGCTGCGGGCGGCCAGGTCCGGCACACCGAAGCCGGCGGTCCAGACGGTCACCGCGCTCGGCAGGGTGCGGCCGTCGCCGAGCTCGATGGCATCGCGCGCCACCCTCGTGACCTTCGTGCCGGGGCCGTCGAGCACGGTCACCCCGAGCTTCGCCAGCCGCCTGGCGACCGAACGCCGGCCCCGGGGGTGCAGATACGGGCCGAGCACCCCACCGCAGACCAGGGTCACGGTGTGGCCGGCCTCCGCCAGCTCGGCGGCGGTCTCGATGCCGGTGGGACCGGCTCCGACCACCGTCACCGCGGCCGTCGCGGGCGCGGCGTCGAGGACCGGCCGCAGCCGCTGCGCCTCCTCCAGACTGGCGATCGGGTAGGCGAACTCGGCCGCTCCAGGCACGCGAGGGTCGGCGCTGCCGCTGCCCACCGCGTAGATCAGATAGTCGTAGCCGACCGTGCCGCCCGATGCCAACGTCACGCCGCGTTCGGCCGCGTCGATCCCGCTCACGGTGTCGACCACCAACTCGATCCCCGCACGCAGGACGTCTCCGTACTCGGCGACAGCGTCGTCGGACCCGCCCACCAGTTGGTGCAGGCGGATCCGCTCGACGAAGGTCGAGCGGGGGTTGATCAGCGTCACGGTCACGTCGTCGCGCTGCGTCAGGCGGTTGGCCGCCATGACACCGGCGTATCCGCCGCCGATCACGACCACATTGCTCTTCCCAGTCACGGTGTCTCCCATCGTTTCCAGCGATTCGGGCACAAGACACCGCCTGATGAGCCCCTGTGACAGCTTGTGAGCCAGATCACTCCACGGGGGTGGAGCGCGGGCCGGGGCACCCCGGTTCCAGGGCGCTGAAACCAGCGTGAAACCGCGCTGAATGCGCCCTGCCGCACGCTCTGCGGCATGACGACAACGACATCGCACGCACTCGCCATCGCGGCCAAGGGGCTGCGCAAGGCCTACGGGGTCAAGACGGTCCTCGACGGCATCGACCTGGAGGTGCCGGCCGGCACGGTCTTCTCCCTGCTCGGCCCGAACGGCGCGGGCAAGACCACCGCCGTCAAGATCCTCTCCACCCTCATCACCGCCGACGCCGGCGCCCTCCACGTCGGCGGCCACGACCTGGCCACCGACCCGCAGGCGGTGCGCGCCACGATCGGCGTCACCGGACAGTTCTCCGCCGTCGACGGC from the Streptomyces sp. RKAG293 genome contains:
- a CDS encoding FAD-dependent oxidoreductase codes for the protein MTGKSNVVVIGGGYAGVMAANRLTQRDDVTVTLINPRSTFVERIRLHQLVGGSDDAVAEYGDVLRAGIELVVDTVSGIDAAERGVTLASGGTVGYDYLIYAVGSGSADPRVPGAAEFAYPIASLEEAQRLRPVLDAAPATAAVTVVGAGPTGIETAAELAEAGHTVTLVCGGVLGPYLHPRGRRSVARRLAKLGVTVLDGPGTKVTRVARDAIELGDGRTLPSAVTVWTAGFGVPDLAARSGLSTDALGRLLTDETLTSVDDERVVAAGDSAAPSDLPLRMSCQAAMPLGARAADTVLSRIAGEQPSPLNQAFAGQCISLGRRAGIFQFAHRYDVALWFHIDGRSGARLKEFVCKGIVKHLADEAGKPGSYSLHRVSGGAKRQQLLRARRDEAPATADRP